A DNA window from Zonotrichia albicollis isolate bZonAlb1 chromosome 2, bZonAlb1.hap1, whole genome shotgun sequence contains the following coding sequences:
- the LOC102067133 gene encoding uncharacterized protein LOC102067133 isoform X6 has translation MPIIPPTLAVPGPCHPAGAGPASGPVRLAPPTPVLPTALWPTSPGVLSLPLSFLASLGRPKAAYPFSQRGVFLSRPGPGGLRRRAAGGGPNPAAPRTLPWPAGICPPCLQTGKRRRGAEPSPNAEMTQPLFQHRLPFGLAPFQKPSPSTPFFPAFLLPPPPRLTVTLKQPPSPRLASPRRPKLLPQDRGMRVSSDRPFCPTPLPRIPGATGWQKSKLAPIYPSCLPLNTHKEITF, from the exons ATGCCGATCATTCCTCCTACCCTCGCCGTCCCGGGACCCTGTCACCCCGCGGgagctggccctgcctcgggccccgtTCGTCTCGCCCCCCCCACACCCGTCCTGCCTACTGCTTTGTGGCCGACGAGTCCCGGAGTCCTCTCCTTGCCCCTGTCTTTTCTGGCATCGCTAGGCAGACCGAAGGCGGCTTATCCCTTTTCCCAGCGTGGGGTTTTCCTTTCCCGTCCCGGCCCCGGGGGCTTGCGGAGAAGGGCGGCCGGAGGTGGTCCCAACCCCGCAGCGCCCCGCACCCTGCCCTGGCCTGCTGGTATCtgtcctccctgcctgcagacagGGAAGCGGCGGAGGGGAGCTGAGCCCTCTCCCAACGCCGAAATGACGCAGCCCCTGTTCCAGCATCGTCTCCCGTTTGGGCTGGCTCCATTTCAGAAGCCGTCTCCCTCCACCCCCTTCTTCCCagccttcctccttcctcctcctcctcgcctcACCGTCACTCTCAAACAACCCCCCTCCCCACGCCTCGCTTCCCCCCGCCGCCCCAAACTCCTTCCTCAGGACCGTGGGATGCGGGTGAGCTCTG ACCGACCCTTCTGCCCCACCCCACTCCCCCGCATCCCGGGTGCAACCGGATGGCAAAAATCAAAGCTGGCTCCAATTTACCCCAGTTGTCTTCCTTTGAACACTCATAAG
- the LOC102067133 gene encoding uncharacterized protein LOC102067133 isoform X2, with the protein MPIIPPTLAVPGPCHPAGAGPASGPVRLAPPTPVLPTALWPTSPGVLSLPLSFLASLGRPKAAYPFSQRGVFLSRPGPGGLRRRAAGGGPNPAAPRTLPWPAGICPPCLQTGKRRRGAEPSPNAEMTQPLFQHRLPFGLAPFQKPSPSTPFFPAFLLPPPPRLTVTLKQPPSPRLASPRRPKLLPQDRGMRVSSDRPFCPTPLPRIPGATGWQKSKLAPIYPSCLPLNTHKASAPDFNPKELLLELACPALVFAC; encoded by the exons ATGCCGATCATTCCTCCTACCCTCGCCGTCCCGGGACCCTGTCACCCCGCGGgagctggccctgcctcgggccccgtTCGTCTCGCCCCCCCCACACCCGTCCTGCCTACTGCTTTGTGGCCGACGAGTCCCGGAGTCCTCTCCTTGCCCCTGTCTTTTCTGGCATCGCTAGGCAGACCGAAGGCGGCTTATCCCTTTTCCCAGCGTGGGGTTTTCCTTTCCCGTCCCGGCCCCGGGGGCTTGCGGAGAAGGGCGGCCGGAGGTGGTCCCAACCCCGCAGCGCCCCGCACCCTGCCCTGGCCTGCTGGTATCtgtcctccctgcctgcagacagGGAAGCGGCGGAGGGGAGCTGAGCCCTCTCCCAACGCCGAAATGACGCAGCCCCTGTTCCAGCATCGTCTCCCGTTTGGGCTGGCTCCATTTCAGAAGCCGTCTCCCTCCACCCCCTTCTTCCCagccttcctccttcctcctcctcctcgcctcACCGTCACTCTCAAACAACCCCCCTCCCCACGCCTCGCTTCCCCCCGCCGCCCCAAACTCCTTCCTCAGGACCGTGGGATGCGGGTGAGCTCTG ACCGACCCTTCTGCCCCACCCCACTCCCCCGCATCCCGGGTGCAACCGGATGGCAAAAATCAAAGCTGGCTCCAATTTACCCCAGTTGTCTTCCTTTGAACACTCATAAG
- the LOC102067133 gene encoding uncharacterized protein LOC102067133 isoform X3, translating to MPIIPPTLAVPGPCHPAGAGPASGPVRLAPPTPVLPTALWPTSPGVLSLPLSFLASLGRPKAAYPFSQRGVFLSRPGPGGLRRRAAGGGPNPAAPRTLPWPAGICPPCLQTGKRRRGAEPSPNAEMTQPLFQHRLPFGLAPFQKPSPSTPFFPAFLLPPPPRLTVTLKQPPSPRLASPRRPKLLPQDRGMRVSSDRPFCPTPLPRIPGATGWQKSKLAPIYPSCLPLNTHKAHSFLQSWYVDFSLSK from the exons ATGCCGATCATTCCTCCTACCCTCGCCGTCCCGGGACCCTGTCACCCCGCGGgagctggccctgcctcgggccccgtTCGTCTCGCCCCCCCCACACCCGTCCTGCCTACTGCTTTGTGGCCGACGAGTCCCGGAGTCCTCTCCTTGCCCCTGTCTTTTCTGGCATCGCTAGGCAGACCGAAGGCGGCTTATCCCTTTTCCCAGCGTGGGGTTTTCCTTTCCCGTCCCGGCCCCGGGGGCTTGCGGAGAAGGGCGGCCGGAGGTGGTCCCAACCCCGCAGCGCCCCGCACCCTGCCCTGGCCTGCTGGTATCtgtcctccctgcctgcagacagGGAAGCGGCGGAGGGGAGCTGAGCCCTCTCCCAACGCCGAAATGACGCAGCCCCTGTTCCAGCATCGTCTCCCGTTTGGGCTGGCTCCATTTCAGAAGCCGTCTCCCTCCACCCCCTTCTTCCCagccttcctccttcctcctcctcctcgcctcACCGTCACTCTCAAACAACCCCCCTCCCCACGCCTCGCTTCCCCCCGCCGCCCCAAACTCCTTCCTCAGGACCGTGGGATGCGGGTGAGCTCTG ACCGACCCTTCTGCCCCACCCCACTCCCCCGCATCCCGGGTGCAACCGGATGGCAAAAATCAAAGCTGGCTCCAATTTACCCCAGTTGTCTTCCTTTGAACACTCATAAG
- the LOC102067133 gene encoding uncharacterized protein LOC102067133 isoform X5, with translation MPIIPPTLAVPGPCHPAGAGPASGPVRLAPPTPVLPTALWPTSPGVLSLPLSFLASLGRPKAAYPFSQRGVFLSRPGPGGLRRRAAGGGPNPAAPRTLPWPAGICPPCLQTGKRRRGAEPSPNAEMTQPLFQHRLPFGLAPFQKPSPSTPFFPAFLLPPPPRLTVTLKQPPSPRLASPRRPKLLPQDRGMRVSSDRPFCPTPLPRIPGATGWQKSKLAPIYPSCLPLNTHKAHSFLQSWR, from the exons ATGCCGATCATTCCTCCTACCCTCGCCGTCCCGGGACCCTGTCACCCCGCGGgagctggccctgcctcgggccccgtTCGTCTCGCCCCCCCCACACCCGTCCTGCCTACTGCTTTGTGGCCGACGAGTCCCGGAGTCCTCTCCTTGCCCCTGTCTTTTCTGGCATCGCTAGGCAGACCGAAGGCGGCTTATCCCTTTTCCCAGCGTGGGGTTTTCCTTTCCCGTCCCGGCCCCGGGGGCTTGCGGAGAAGGGCGGCCGGAGGTGGTCCCAACCCCGCAGCGCCCCGCACCCTGCCCTGGCCTGCTGGTATCtgtcctccctgcctgcagacagGGAAGCGGCGGAGGGGAGCTGAGCCCTCTCCCAACGCCGAAATGACGCAGCCCCTGTTCCAGCATCGTCTCCCGTTTGGGCTGGCTCCATTTCAGAAGCCGTCTCCCTCCACCCCCTTCTTCCCagccttcctccttcctcctcctcctcgcctcACCGTCACTCTCAAACAACCCCCCTCCCCACGCCTCGCTTCCCCCCGCCGCCCCAAACTCCTTCCTCAGGACCGTGGGATGCGGGTGAGCTCTG ACCGACCCTTCTGCCCCACCCCACTCCCCCGCATCCCGGGTGCAACCGGATGGCAAAAATCAAAGCTGGCTCCAATTTACCCCAGTTGTCTTCCTTTGAACACTCATAAG
- the LOC102067133 gene encoding uncharacterized protein LOC102067133 isoform X4 has translation MPIIPPTLAVPGPCHPAGAGPASGPVRLAPPTPVLPTALWPTSPGVLSLPLSFLASLGRPKAAYPFSQRGVFLSRPGPGGLRRRAAGGGPNPAAPRTLPWPAGICPPCLQTGKRRRGAEPSPNAEMTQPLFQHRLPFGLAPFQKPSPSTPFFPAFLLPPPPRLTVTLKQPPSPRLASPRRPKLLPQDRGMRVSSGESCRSPFLSGEPPGATDPSAPPHSPASRVQPDGKNQSWLQFTPVVFL, from the exons ATGCCGATCATTCCTCCTACCCTCGCCGTCCCGGGACCCTGTCACCCCGCGGgagctggccctgcctcgggccccgtTCGTCTCGCCCCCCCCACACCCGTCCTGCCTACTGCTTTGTGGCCGACGAGTCCCGGAGTCCTCTCCTTGCCCCTGTCTTTTCTGGCATCGCTAGGCAGACCGAAGGCGGCTTATCCCTTTTCCCAGCGTGGGGTTTTCCTTTCCCGTCCCGGCCCCGGGGGCTTGCGGAGAAGGGCGGCCGGAGGTGGTCCCAACCCCGCAGCGCCCCGCACCCTGCCCTGGCCTGCTGGTATCtgtcctccctgcctgcagacagGGAAGCGGCGGAGGGGAGCTGAGCCCTCTCCCAACGCCGAAATGACGCAGCCCCTGTTCCAGCATCGTCTCCCGTTTGGGCTGGCTCCATTTCAGAAGCCGTCTCCCTCCACCCCCTTCTTCCCagccttcctccttcctcctcctcctcgcctcACCGTCACTCTCAAACAACCCCCCTCCCCACGCCTCGCTTCCCCCCGCCGCCCCAAACTCCTTCCTCAGGACCGTGGGATGCGGGTGAGCTCTGGTGAGAGTTGCCGGTCTCCATTTCTAAGCGGGGAGCCGCCGGGAGCG ACCGACCCTTCTGCCCCACCCCACTCCCCCGCATCCCGGGTGCAACCGGATGGCAAAAATCAAAGCTGGCTCCAATTTACCCCAGTTGTCTTCCTTTGA
- the LOC102067133 gene encoding uncharacterized protein LOC102067133 isoform X8, whose amino-acid sequence MPIIPPTLAVPGPCHPAGAGPASGPVRLAPPTPVLPTALWPTSPGVLSLPLSFLASLGRPKAAYPFSQRGVFLSRPGPGGLRRRAAGGGPNPAAPRTLPWPAGICPPCLQTGKRRRGAEPSPNAEMTQPLFQHRLPFGLAPFQKPSPSTPFFPAFLLPPPPRLTVTLKQPPSPRLASPRRPKLLPQDRGMRTDPSAPPHSPASRVQPDGKNQSWLQFTPVVFL is encoded by the exons ATGCCGATCATTCCTCCTACCCTCGCCGTCCCGGGACCCTGTCACCCCGCGGgagctggccctgcctcgggccccgtTCGTCTCGCCCCCCCCACACCCGTCCTGCCTACTGCTTTGTGGCCGACGAGTCCCGGAGTCCTCTCCTTGCCCCTGTCTTTTCTGGCATCGCTAGGCAGACCGAAGGCGGCTTATCCCTTTTCCCAGCGTGGGGTTTTCCTTTCCCGTCCCGGCCCCGGGGGCTTGCGGAGAAGGGCGGCCGGAGGTGGTCCCAACCCCGCAGCGCCCCGCACCCTGCCCTGGCCTGCTGGTATCtgtcctccctgcctgcagacagGGAAGCGGCGGAGGGGAGCTGAGCCCTCTCCCAACGCCGAAATGACGCAGCCCCTGTTCCAGCATCGTCTCCCGTTTGGGCTGGCTCCATTTCAGAAGCCGTCTCCCTCCACCCCCTTCTTCCCagccttcctccttcctcctcctcctcgcctcACCGTCACTCTCAAACAACCCCCCTCCCCACGCCTCGCTTCCCCCCGCCGCCCCAAACTCCTTCCTCAGGACCGTGGGATGCGG ACCGACCCTTCTGCCCCACCCCACTCCCCCGCATCCCGGGTGCAACCGGATGGCAAAAATCAAAGCTGGCTCCAATTTACCCCAGTTGTCTTCCTTTGA
- the LOC102067133 gene encoding uncharacterized protein LOC102067133 isoform X13: MPIIPPTLAVPGPCHPAGAGPASGPVRLAPPTPVLPTALWPTSPGVLSLPLSFLASLGRPKAAYPFSQRGVFLSRPGPGGLRRRAAGGGPNPAAPRTLPWPAGICPPCLQTGKRRRGAEPSPNAEMTQPLFQHRLPFGLAPFQKPSPSTPFFPAFLLPPPPRLTVTLKQPPSPRLASPRRPKLLPQDRGMRVSSGDNFLNPQD; this comes from the coding sequence ATGCCGATCATTCCTCCTACCCTCGCCGTCCCGGGACCCTGTCACCCCGCGGgagctggccctgcctcgggccccgtTCGTCTCGCCCCCCCCACACCCGTCCTGCCTACTGCTTTGTGGCCGACGAGTCCCGGAGTCCTCTCCTTGCCCCTGTCTTTTCTGGCATCGCTAGGCAGACCGAAGGCGGCTTATCCCTTTTCCCAGCGTGGGGTTTTCCTTTCCCGTCCCGGCCCCGGGGGCTTGCGGAGAAGGGCGGCCGGAGGTGGTCCCAACCCCGCAGCGCCCCGCACCCTGCCCTGGCCTGCTGGTATCtgtcctccctgcctgcagacagGGAAGCGGCGGAGGGGAGCTGAGCCCTCTCCCAACGCCGAAATGACGCAGCCCCTGTTCCAGCATCGTCTCCCGTTTGGGCTGGCTCCATTTCAGAAGCCGTCTCCCTCCACCCCCTTCTTCCCagccttcctccttcctcctcctcctcgcctcACCGTCACTCTCAAACAACCCCCCTCCCCACGCCTCGCTTCCCCCCGCCGCCCCAAACTCCTTCCTCAGGACCGTGGGATGCGGGTGAGCTCTG
- the LOC102067133 gene encoding uncharacterized protein LOC102067133 isoform X11, whose amino-acid sequence MPIIPPTLAVPGPCHPAGAGPASGPVRLAPPTPVLPTALWPTSPGVLSLPLSFLASLGRPKAAYPFSQRGVFLSRPGPGGLRRRAAGGGPNPAAPRTLPWPAGICPPCLQTGKRRRGAEPSPNAEMTQPLFQHRLPFGLAPFQKPSPSTPFFPAFLLPPPPRLTVTLKQPPSPRLASPRRPKLLPQDRGMRVSSGPLFSPVLERKTARE is encoded by the coding sequence ATGCCGATCATTCCTCCTACCCTCGCCGTCCCGGGACCCTGTCACCCCGCGGgagctggccctgcctcgggccccgtTCGTCTCGCCCCCCCCACACCCGTCCTGCCTACTGCTTTGTGGCCGACGAGTCCCGGAGTCCTCTCCTTGCCCCTGTCTTTTCTGGCATCGCTAGGCAGACCGAAGGCGGCTTATCCCTTTTCCCAGCGTGGGGTTTTCCTTTCCCGTCCCGGCCCCGGGGGCTTGCGGAGAAGGGCGGCCGGAGGTGGTCCCAACCCCGCAGCGCCCCGCACCCTGCCCTGGCCTGCTGGTATCtgtcctccctgcctgcagacagGGAAGCGGCGGAGGGGAGCTGAGCCCTCTCCCAACGCCGAAATGACGCAGCCCCTGTTCCAGCATCGTCTCCCGTTTGGGCTGGCTCCATTTCAGAAGCCGTCTCCCTCCACCCCCTTCTTCCCagccttcctccttcctcctcctcctcgcctcACCGTCACTCTCAAACAACCCCCCTCCCCACGCCTCGCTTCCCCCCGCCGCCCCAAACTCCTTCCTCAGGACCGTGGGATGCGGGTGAGCTCTG
- the LOC102067133 gene encoding uncharacterized protein LOC102067133 isoform X10: MPIIPPTLAVPGPCHPAGAGPASGPVRLAPPTPVLPTALWPTSPGVLSLPLSFLASLGRPKAAYPFSQRGVFLSRPGPGGLRRRAAGGGPNPAAPRTLPWPAGICPPCLQTGKRRRGAEPSPNAEMTQPLFQHRLPFGLAPFQKPSPSTPFFPAFLLPPPPRLTVTLKQPPSPRLASPRRPKLLPQDRGMRVSSGPLFSPVLVCGFLSLQVIP, from the coding sequence ATGCCGATCATTCCTCCTACCCTCGCCGTCCCGGGACCCTGTCACCCCGCGGgagctggccctgcctcgggccccgtTCGTCTCGCCCCCCCCACACCCGTCCTGCCTACTGCTTTGTGGCCGACGAGTCCCGGAGTCCTCTCCTTGCCCCTGTCTTTTCTGGCATCGCTAGGCAGACCGAAGGCGGCTTATCCCTTTTCCCAGCGTGGGGTTTTCCTTTCCCGTCCCGGCCCCGGGGGCTTGCGGAGAAGGGCGGCCGGAGGTGGTCCCAACCCCGCAGCGCCCCGCACCCTGCCCTGGCCTGCTGGTATCtgtcctccctgcctgcagacagGGAAGCGGCGGAGGGGAGCTGAGCCCTCTCCCAACGCCGAAATGACGCAGCCCCTGTTCCAGCATCGTCTCCCGTTTGGGCTGGCTCCATTTCAGAAGCCGTCTCCCTCCACCCCCTTCTTCCCagccttcctccttcctcctcctcctcgcctcACCGTCACTCTCAAACAACCCCCCTCCCCACGCCTCGCTTCCCCCCGCCGCCCCAAACTCCTTCCTCAGGACCGTGGGATGCGGGTGAGCTCTG
- the LOC102067133 gene encoding uncharacterized protein LOC102067133 isoform X14: MPIIPPTLAVPGPCHPAGAGPASGPVRLAPPTPVLPTALWPTSPGVLSLPLSFLASLGRPKAAYPFSQRGVFLSRPGPGGLRRRAAGGGPNPAAPRTLPWPAGICPPCLQTGKRRRGAEPSPNAEMTQPLFQHRLPFGLAPFQKPSPSTPFFPAFLLPPPPRLTVTLKQPPSPRLASPRRPKLLPQDRGMRVSSGICP, encoded by the coding sequence ATGCCGATCATTCCTCCTACCCTCGCCGTCCCGGGACCCTGTCACCCCGCGGgagctggccctgcctcgggccccgtTCGTCTCGCCCCCCCCACACCCGTCCTGCCTACTGCTTTGTGGCCGACGAGTCCCGGAGTCCTCTCCTTGCCCCTGTCTTTTCTGGCATCGCTAGGCAGACCGAAGGCGGCTTATCCCTTTTCCCAGCGTGGGGTTTTCCTTTCCCGTCCCGGCCCCGGGGGCTTGCGGAGAAGGGCGGCCGGAGGTGGTCCCAACCCCGCAGCGCCCCGCACCCTGCCCTGGCCTGCTGGTATCtgtcctccctgcctgcagacagGGAAGCGGCGGAGGGGAGCTGAGCCCTCTCCCAACGCCGAAATGACGCAGCCCCTGTTCCAGCATCGTCTCCCGTTTGGGCTGGCTCCATTTCAGAAGCCGTCTCCCTCCACCCCCTTCTTCCCagccttcctccttcctcctcctcctcgcctcACCGTCACTCTCAAACAACCCCCCTCCCCACGCCTCGCTTCCCCCCGCCGCCCCAAACTCCTTCCTCAGGACCGTGGGATGCGGGTGAGCTCTG
- the LOC102067133 gene encoding uncharacterized protein LOC102067133 isoform X12: MPIIPPTLAVPGPCHPAGAGPASGPVRLAPPTPVLPTALWPTSPGVLSLPLSFLASLGRPKAAYPFSQRGVFLSRPGPGGLRRRAAGGGPNPAAPRTLPWPAGICPPCLQTGKRRRGAEPSPNAEMTQPLFQHRLPFGLAPFQKPSPSTPFFPAFLLPPPPRLTVTLKQPPSPRLASPRRPKLLPQDRGMRVSSGPLFSPVLEITF; this comes from the coding sequence ATGCCGATCATTCCTCCTACCCTCGCCGTCCCGGGACCCTGTCACCCCGCGGgagctggccctgcctcgggccccgtTCGTCTCGCCCCCCCCACACCCGTCCTGCCTACTGCTTTGTGGCCGACGAGTCCCGGAGTCCTCTCCTTGCCCCTGTCTTTTCTGGCATCGCTAGGCAGACCGAAGGCGGCTTATCCCTTTTCCCAGCGTGGGGTTTTCCTTTCCCGTCCCGGCCCCGGGGGCTTGCGGAGAAGGGCGGCCGGAGGTGGTCCCAACCCCGCAGCGCCCCGCACCCTGCCCTGGCCTGCTGGTATCtgtcctccctgcctgcagacagGGAAGCGGCGGAGGGGAGCTGAGCCCTCTCCCAACGCCGAAATGACGCAGCCCCTGTTCCAGCATCGTCTCCCGTTTGGGCTGGCTCCATTTCAGAAGCCGTCTCCCTCCACCCCCTTCTTCCCagccttcctccttcctcctcctcctcgcctcACCGTCACTCTCAAACAACCCCCCTCCCCACGCCTCGCTTCCCCCCGCCGCCCCAAACTCCTTCCTCAGGACCGTGGGATGCGGGTGAGCTCTG